The following DNA comes from Mesoplasma sp. JKS002658.
GGTTGAAAGAGAAACTGAAAGAATAAAAGTAGCAATAAAACTTAAGATTAAAATAATCAGAAATTGAACTCGGAAATGAAAGACACCTTTGATACCTTGCTTTAGCATCAAAAAGAAATTCGAAAATTTATCCATTATATCCTCTTCTTTTTCATTTCGTTATCTTCAAGTTCTTCTAACCTTATAACTTAACTCATTTATTTTAACACTTATTATAGGAATGATAACTGAAATTTAAGAGAAATGGTATAAACATATAAGTGGTTATTTGCTTGGTTTTGTCATTTATTCTATGTTAAAATATCAATTAATGATTAACTATTAAGTCACCTTGGATAGTAGTTTTAAAAAAGATAGGGAAGAAGCGTAATGAGAAGATTACTGGTTTGTTTAAGTGCTGTCATTTTAACAATTGCCCCTACCACTACTATTATTAGTTGCTCTTATAAACAAGATCAAAAAAAAGTAGTTCAAAACCAAACAAAAATTTATTCTCAAATTACCGCTGAAGCTCTAAAATCAGCAGTTCTTTTTGACCAAAACTTTACAATTAATAACCAAAAGAACACTTCAATTGATGTTAACTTCACTTCCAACCACTACAGCGATGCTTTGATTAAAGATGTTTTTCCCAAACTAATTAGTGAAAATAGCAACATTGCAATTTCTCCTGATGCTCAAGTAGCTGAACTTTACAAAATGGCTTTTGGATCTAATCAAGGTGGATTTAATTATAACTTTACTTACAGTGTTGCTAATGGCAGTTTAACTAATAGTGGAGTAAAAACAAACACAAAACTAAGCACTTATATCGCTAATCCTAACGATAATGGCATTGTGCAGTCAGCACCAAATAGTGACATTACTAAAACTTTAGGAGCAATTACTGGGGGGTTAAATATTGTTTTAGGAAATGACTTTACTAGTGATACAGCAGGTTTAATTAACGGAATCATTAACACGCCTGTGGTTGCCAATATTCTCGAACCTTATCTTCATCCCCAAACTGAACAACAAACTAAAATCAGCCAAACCATTAATTTAATTTTAGGTGTTTTAAACAGTGATAAAAATACTCAGGCTATTGATGAAGTTCTCAGTGCTATTACCCAAGAAAACATCGACTCAAACACAACTACTCAAACTGTTTTAAACCAAGCTACTCAAGACCTTTTTTTGAGTTTGGTTTATTTCCTTGATCACAAACAAATTAATGTTGATAAAATGAATGAGCAAAACCTCAGTGCTAGTGAAATCTTTTTTGACCTACTTTTAAAAGTCGATCCTGGAGATGTTTTTTCAACTGATAGTAATGAAGATGATAGCGCTGATTATCACTTAGAAATTAGTTATGGTGCTAAAATTCTTAACTTTGTGAATGTCTTAACTACTTATCTTGGTGCTTTTGATGAATTTAAAACCTTTAAGCCAATTAGTTATAACTACTTATTTAGTAGTCACAAAACTAATGGGCAAATCATTGACCAAATTTTAAATCAACCCTATAAAAGCGATTCTCGTATGTGATACAAAGAGAAAAATAGTCCAACGCTTTATGCCTTAATTAACCTTCAAAATATCATCAGTGATTTACAACTTTACCTTTCTCCTGATTCTCAACATGATTATCAAGGGTTAAATACTTTAAAATTCTTTACCATTCTTTTGGGTCGCGGCGCTGTTGAGGGTAATAGTGACCAGTTTTATCAAGCTCCAATACGAGGTGCTTTAATCGAAAATGGTTTAGCACCAGCAATTAAAAACTGACTTAAAAGCAAAATTCCTGCAGCAATTGAACCTTATCTTGACCAATTTGGTCTGACAGGAATTTTAGATAAGAGTGATGAGATTATTGCCAATATTTTCAACACGATTATTGATGGGATTTTAACTAACAGCGACTTGACAACCACTTTTAACGGACCATTAGATGGGGCTGGTTTACTTTTGAATTTAATTCCCCAGTTAACTGGACAAATTGACAACATTATCGCTCAATTACAAAAACTTTTATTAGATCCATTAGGCATCACGCTTGACCAAGCAACAATTGACAAAATTAAATCAGCAATCGAAAGTTTTAATCAAATTGTTTTAAAGTTGAAAGCAAGTGTCGGCTATCTCTCTACAAGTGGTCAAGCAAGTTTAAAAAGACCTTGAGATGCTTTGTATAATGGTACTTTCATTGCTGATATTCTTACAAGTTTAAATGGCATCATTGATATTGACAACAATACCCTACAAGCAATTAAAAAAATCGGAAACATTAAAAACCTCTTAACCAGTAAACTTTCTAGTTTATTTACCACTTTGAACCTCTCAATGCCTGATTTTTTATACAATCTCAACAACCTTTCGATTGCTGATTTAATCGATGGTTTGGCAACTACTTTCAACACCACGAGATATCAAACTTTAGAAGCC
Coding sequences within:
- a CDS encoding MOLPALP family lipoprotein, which translates into the protein MRRLLVCLSAVILTIAPTTTIISCSYKQDQKKVVQNQTKIYSQITAEALKSAVLFDQNFTINNQKNTSIDVNFTSNHYSDALIKDVFPKLISENSNIAISPDAQVAELYKMAFGSNQGGFNYNFTYSVANGSLTNSGVKTNTKLSTYIANPNDNGIVQSAPNSDITKTLGAITGGLNIVLGNDFTSDTAGLINGIINTPVVANILEPYLHPQTEQQTKISQTINLILGVLNSDKNTQAIDEVLSAITQENIDSNTTTQTVLNQATQDLFLSLVYFLDHKQINVDKMNEQNLSASEIFFDLLLKVDPGDVFSTDSNEDDSADYHLEISYGAKILNFVNVLTTYLGAFDEFKTFKPISYNYLFSSHKTNGQIIDQILNQPYKSDSRMWYKEKNSPTLYALINLQNIISDLQLYLSPDSQHDYQGLNTLKFFTILLGRGAVEGNSDQFYQAPIRGALIENGLAPAIKNWLKSKIPAAIEPYLDQFGLTGILDKSDEIIANIFNTIIDGILTNSDLTTTFNGPLDGAGLLLNLIPQLTGQIDNIIAQLQKLLLDPLGITLDQATIDKIKSAIESFNQIVLKLKASVGYLSTSGQASLKRPWDALYNGTFIADILTSLNGIIDIDNNTLQAIKKIGNIKNLLTSKLSSLFTTLNLSMPDFLYNLNNLSIADLIDGLATTFNTTRYQTLEANNQYFINSLDIKQLLTTLLPSTNSESQVLKDGVPVSVLELLLYTIVDGGKELTNTDLAQDYALLKKYQVTRITQTGSVNVPIFTTSGTSVKLNTNLLNALLGLETTTQPNYFYKETLYYAFARFYGHYYDNADSSYNSWFENTNGNVAQMRALPTKVLELAKKFSAFANQSIDQLITDRYQKYLLRGNFGLDQVKSTNLDSKKGYGTMQTLTYRLSYKNPDDHKVYYYQVKWTRPAFLDPNSGGTGLDGIGWRLVELNRQD